A single genomic interval of Bradyrhizobium japonicum USDA 6 harbors:
- a CDS encoding C13 family peptidase, translating into MTSRSSIRWLGAPLVTFFLTIWPLVSSVHAVEDAGKVGVVSFGLFGDQSVFRSEATGAAQVVAGRFRTGPINVGYNSKKGGNATIEALTRSLQAAANRLDAEKDVLFLILTSHGSPDGLAIKAGRHTETLTPSRLSNMLAKTGVRHKVVVISACYSGVFIPRLANPDVLVITAADANHPSFGCQDKAKWTYFGDAFFNVALRKAVSLKDAFLDARSLVRKRELREHFEPSNPLMAGGADVLPLLVGRP; encoded by the coding sequence ATGACCTCTAGGTCCTCGATCAGATGGCTCGGTGCGCCGCTCGTCACTTTTTTTCTGACCATCTGGCCGTTAGTTTCGTCGGTACATGCTGTTGAGGACGCTGGAAAGGTTGGCGTCGTGTCCTTTGGCCTGTTCGGGGATCAAAGCGTGTTTAGATCCGAGGCGACCGGTGCAGCTCAGGTCGTAGCTGGCCGTTTTCGGACTGGCCCGATCAATGTGGGGTACAATTCCAAGAAGGGCGGAAATGCAACGATCGAAGCGCTGACCAGGTCGTTGCAGGCGGCAGCCAACCGCTTGGATGCTGAGAAAGACGTTCTCTTTTTGATTCTCACCTCGCATGGCTCTCCAGACGGCCTCGCAATCAAGGCGGGGCGGCACACAGAGACGCTCACGCCATCTCGTCTCAGCAACATGCTCGCGAAGACAGGTGTGCGACACAAGGTGGTTGTCATCTCGGCTTGTTATTCCGGGGTCTTTATCCCGCGTCTGGCGAATCCCGATGTGCTGGTCATCACCGCGGCCGATGCCAACCATCCGTCGTTCGGCTGTCAGGACAAGGCCAAGTGGACCTATTTCGGCGACGCCTTTTTCAACGTCGCGCTCCGGAAAGCCGTTAGTCTGAAGGATGCGTTTCTGGATGCGCGCTCACTCGTCCGGAAGCGAGAATTGCGGGAACACTTCGAACCGTCGAATCCCCTCATGGCAGGGGGCGCAGACGTGCTGCCGTTGCTCGTCGGACGCCCTTGA
- a CDS encoding ABC transporter substrate-binding protein codes for MRRRHFLGLVTGGAIWPIAATAQPVTRHIGVLVLGNPNPESFLKELRDGLRELGHRENRDIQLQIRSGGGNAAVLADAAADLVRLKVDIIVAWQTPAATAAKRATAEIPIVMTSGDPVGTGLVASLSRPGGNVTGVDSFGAQLGGKCVELIRDTIPSAHRVAILANAADPFTKSFLAEIDKVAGSIGVATQPLMRHPDDEFETAFAEMRNGAADAVIIQPTLLRATSIELALKNKLASFSIVRGLPAAGGLMAYTQDAAEQTRAMASYVDKILKGGKPAEMPVSQPTKFELIINLKTARALNLHIPPTLLARAHEVIE; via the coding sequence ATGAGGCGCCGACATTTTTTAGGTCTTGTAACCGGAGGGGCCATTTGGCCAATCGCGGCTACAGCGCAGCCGGTCACGCGCCACATTGGCGTACTCGTCCTCGGCAATCCGAATCCCGAGTCATTCCTGAAAGAACTGCGCGACGGACTTCGGGAACTCGGCCATCGCGAGAATCGGGACATCCAGCTGCAAATCCGTTCGGGGGGAGGCAATGCAGCTGTGCTTGCCGACGCGGCCGCCGACCTCGTGAGGCTAAAGGTTGACATTATCGTCGCCTGGCAGACGCCAGCGGCTACGGCTGCAAAACGTGCCACAGCCGAAATACCGATCGTGATGACCTCAGGCGATCCGGTCGGCACTGGTCTCGTCGCCAGCCTGTCCCGGCCGGGCGGCAACGTAACCGGAGTGGATAGTTTCGGGGCTCAGCTCGGAGGCAAATGCGTCGAACTGATTCGCGATACGATTCCGTCGGCGCATCGGGTGGCGATCCTTGCCAATGCGGCTGACCCATTCACCAAATCCTTCCTCGCGGAGATTGACAAAGTCGCGGGCAGTATCGGTGTCGCGACGCAGCCATTGATGCGCCATCCCGACGATGAATTCGAGACCGCTTTCGCTGAAATGCGGAATGGCGCGGCCGATGCTGTGATCATTCAGCCCACTCTTTTGCGCGCTACCAGCATTGAGTTGGCGCTGAAAAACAAACTTGCGTCATTCTCCATAGTACGGGGATTGCCGGCGGCGGGTGGGCTCATGGCGTACACGCAGGATGCGGCGGAGCAGACCCGAGCAATGGCAAGCTACGTCGACAAGATATTGAAGGGAGGAAAGCCGGCGGAGATGCCGGTTTCGCAGCCGACCAAATTTGAGCTGATCATCAACCTCAAAACCGCCAGGGCACTCAATCTCCATATTCCGCCGACCCTGCTCGCGCGGGCCCACGAGGTGATTGAATAG
- a CDS encoding DNA alkylation repair protein → MKRNDLTATIRAALDSVREPERAPAMQAYMKSEMPYLGVRYSPLRLALSPIFAELEYSNSQEWRTDVLMIWHAAEFREERYAAIELCSARAARQFQRCRDRLELYEELIVNGAWWDYVDPVAGALFWPLLRDDRKEMTSAMRGWSRSADIWNRF, encoded by the coding sequence GTGAAACGGAATGATCTGACCGCCACGATCCGTGCGGCGCTCGATTCCGTACGAGAGCCTGAACGCGCGCCCGCCATGCAAGCTTACATGAAGTCCGAGATGCCGTATCTGGGCGTCAGGTACAGTCCCCTGCGACTGGCGCTGTCGCCGATATTCGCTGAACTTGAGTACTCAAACTCGCAGGAATGGCGGACCGACGTCTTGATGATTTGGCACGCCGCCGAATTTCGCGAAGAACGTTACGCGGCCATCGAATTGTGCTCGGCTCGCGCCGCCCGCCAGTTTCAGCGTTGCCGCGATCGCCTTGAGCTTTATGAAGAGCTCATCGTCAACGGAGCGTGGTGGGACTACGTCGATCCCGTGGCCGGCGCCCTCTTTTGGCCGCTCTTGCGCGACGATCGGAAGGAGATGACTAGTGCGATGCGAGGATGGTCCAGGAGCGCCGATATTTGGAATCGCTTTTGA
- a CDS encoding nuclear transport factor 2 family protein, with the protein MKRRSLLLALCSSAFISAPALADEVKQEADKIAVAYTDCVAKKDAACVAALYTKDGVQINPGGVFSDLKTVYENNFKNGTDHIEIRVGNMSVINNDLVVANGETDIFGKDPKSGDATKVTVFWGSINIREGGALKIRQLTVGMKPPQLRKPAPRRSRTS; encoded by the coding sequence ATGAAGCGACGTTCATTGCTCTTGGCATTGTGTTCTTCCGCTTTCATCTCTGCGCCGGCACTGGCCGATGAGGTCAAGCAGGAGGCCGACAAAATAGCCGTCGCCTACACCGACTGCGTCGCCAAGAAAGACGCGGCCTGTGTCGCTGCGCTCTATACAAAGGACGGGGTCCAGATCAACCCGGGCGGTGTGTTTTCCGATCTCAAGACCGTATACGAAAACAACTTCAAGAACGGCACCGATCATATTGAGATCAGAGTCGGCAACATGTCGGTCATCAACAACGATCTGGTCGTTGCCAACGGCGAGACCGACATCTTCGGCAAGGATCCTAAGAGTGGTGACGCCACTAAGGTTACGGTGTTCTGGGGTTCCATCAACATCCGTGAAGGCGGCGCTTTAAAAATCCGCCAGTTGACCGTCGGCATGAAGCCGCCCCAGCTAAGGAAGCCAGCGCCGAGAAGAAGTAGGACGTCATAA
- a CDS encoding DUF1488 domain-containing protein: MIEFPNYSRSYDRTRHAVRFWGYDSALEASFFIEEDALRRLQPDAHPNESGFLNAFDSNRDVICAAAASVYVRGSRGSYDLVAANF; encoded by the coding sequence ATGATCGAGTTTCCAAACTATAGTCGTTCATATGACCGAACGCGCCATGCCGTGCGTTTTTGGGGATACGATAGCGCGCTAGAGGCATCGTTTTTCATAGAGGAAGACGCGCTGAGGCGACTTCAACCCGACGCTCACCCCAATGAATCGGGTTTCCTGAACGCATTCGATTCCAATCGTGATGTGATATGTGCCGCCGCTGCCAGCGTGTACGTCCGTGGCAGCAGGGGTTCTTACGATCTGGTCGCCGCTAATTTTTGA
- a CDS encoding co-chaperone GroES — translation MKFRPLHDRVVVKRLEAEDKTAGGIIIPDTAKEKPSQGEVIAVGPGGRDEAGKLIPIDLKVGDRVLFGKWSGTEVKIDGVDLLIMKESDIMGVLTDLPAAKKKAA, via the coding sequence ATGAAATTCCGTCCACTCCATGACCGCGTCGTGGTCAAGCGCTTAGAGGCCGAAGACAAGACAGCCGGTGGCATCATCATTCCGGACACGGCCAAGGAGAAGCCCTCCCAGGGCGAAGTCATCGCCGTCGGCCCCGGTGGCCGCGACGAAGCCGGCAAGCTGATCCCGATTGACCTGAAGGTCGGCGACCGCGTGCTGTTCGGCAAGTGGTCCGGCACTGAAGTCAAGATCGACGGCGTCGACCTGCTGATCATGAAGGAAAGCGACATCATGGGCGTTCTCACTGATCTGCCGGCCGCCAAGAAGAAGGCCGCGTAA
- the groL gene encoding chaperonin GroEL (60 kDa chaperone family; promotes refolding of misfolded polypeptides especially under stressful conditions; forms two stacked rings of heptamers to form a barrel-shaped 14mer; ends can be capped by GroES; misfolded proteins enter the barrel where they are refolded when GroES binds) encodes MSAKEVKFGVDARDRMLRGVEILNNAVKVTLGPKGRNVVLDKSFGAPRITKDGVTVAKEIELEEKFENMGAQMVRKVASKSADAAGDGTTTATVLAAAIVKEGAKAVAAGMNPMDLKRGIDLAVDAVVADLVKNSKKVTSNEEIAQVGTISANGDAEIGKFLSDAMKKVGNEGVITVEEAKSLETELEVVEGMQFDRGYISPYFVTNADKMRVEMDDAYILIYEKKLSSLNELLPLLEAVVQSGKPLVIIAEDVEGEALATLVVNRLRGGLKVAAVKAPGFGDRRKAMLQDIAILAGGQAISEDLGIKLENVTLNMLGRAKKVMIDKENTTIVNGAGKKADIEARVAQIKAQIEETTSDYDREKLQERLAKLAGGVAVIRVGGATEVEVKERKDRVDDAMHATRAAVEEGIVPGGGVALLRASEHLKGLRTKNDDQKTGVEIVRKALSAPARQIAINAGEDGSVIVGKILEKEQYAYGFDSQTGEYGNLVAKGIIDPTKVVRVAIQNAASVAALLITTEAMVAEVPKRNAGGGAPAGGGGMGGMGGMDF; translated from the coding sequence ATGTCAGCCAAAGAAGTCAAATTCGGCGTCGATGCCCGCGACCGCATGTTGCGCGGCGTCGAAATTCTCAACAACGCGGTAAAGGTGACGCTCGGTCCGAAGGGCCGCAACGTTGTGCTCGACAAGTCGTTCGGCGCTCCCCGCATCACCAAGGATGGCGTCACCGTCGCCAAGGAGATCGAGCTCGAAGAGAAGTTCGAGAACATGGGCGCACAGATGGTGCGCAAAGTCGCCTCCAAGTCAGCTGACGCGGCCGGCGATGGCACCACCACCGCCACCGTGCTCGCGGCTGCGATCGTGAAGGAAGGCGCCAAGGCGGTTGCCGCCGGCATGAACCCGATGGACCTCAAGCGCGGCATCGACTTGGCAGTGGACGCCGTCGTCGCCGACCTCGTCAAGAACTCCAAGAAGGTCACCTCGAACGAGGAGATCGCCCAGGTCGGCACCATCTCGGCCAACGGCGATGCGGAGATTGGCAAGTTCCTCTCCGACGCTATGAAGAAGGTCGGCAACGAGGGTGTCATTACGGTTGAAGAAGCCAAATCGCTCGAGACCGAGCTCGAAGTCGTCGAAGGCATGCAGTTCGACCGCGGCTACATCTCGCCCTACTTCGTCACCAACGCCGACAAGATGCGCGTTGAAATGGACGACGCCTATATCCTGATCTACGAGAAAAAGCTCTCCAGCCTGAACGAACTGCTGCCGCTCCTGGAAGCAGTCGTACAGAGCGGCAAGCCGCTCGTTATCATCGCCGAAGACGTGGAAGGCGAGGCGCTCGCCACCCTCGTCGTCAACCGTCTGCGCGGCGGCCTGAAGGTCGCGGCCGTCAAAGCTCCGGGCTTCGGCGATCGCCGCAAGGCCATGCTGCAGGACATCGCGATCCTGGCCGGCGGCCAGGCGATCTCGGAAGATCTCGGCATCAAGCTCGAGAACGTCACGCTCAACATGCTCGGTCGCGCCAAGAAGGTGATGATCGACAAGGAGAACACAACGATCGTCAACGGCGCCGGTAAGAAGGCCGACATCGAGGCGCGCGTGGCCCAGATCAAGGCGCAGATCGAGGAGACCACCTCGGACTACGACCGTGAGAAACTCCAGGAGCGTCTCGCCAAGCTCGCAGGCGGCGTCGCGGTGATCCGCGTCGGCGGCGCGACCGAGGTCGAGGTGAAGGAGCGCAAGGATCGCGTTGATGACGCGATGCATGCGACCCGCGCGGCGGTCGAGGAAGGCATCGTCCCGGGCGGCGGCGTCGCCCTGCTCCGTGCCTCCGAGCATCTCAAGGGGCTGCGCACCAAGAACGACGACCAGAAGACCGGCGTCGAGATCGTGCGCAAGGCGCTGTCCGCGCCGGCCCGCCAGATCGCGATCAACGCCGGTGAAGACGGCTCGGTGATCGTCGGCAAGATCCTGGAAAAGGAACAGTACGCCTACGGCTTCGACTCACAGACGGGTGAGTACGGCAATCTGGTCGCCAAAGGCATCATCGACCCGACCAAGGTGGTTCGTGTGGCGATCCAGAACGCGGCTTCGGTTGCGGCTCTCCTGATCACCACCGAAGCCATGGTGGCCGAGGTGCCGAAGAGGAACGCCGGCGGCGGCGCGCCTGCGGGTGGCGGCGGCATGGGAGGCATGGGCGGTATGGATTTCTAA
- a CDS encoding Crp/Fnr family transcriptional regulator: MVKAAKDLFDPRAFLAKVGAGKSIAKFGKGRNVFAQGDVADAVFYIQEGKIKLTVVSDQGKEAVVGILEPGQFFGEGCLNGHPLRIATTTAMESCVITRISKTAMIAALEGKPKFSQLFMAYLLARNSRIEEDLIDQLFNSSEKRLARLLLLLANFGKEASSQPIGVNISQETLAEMIGATRSRVSFFMNKFRKLGFISYNGKIEVHSSLLNAVLHDKPEIDRKD; encoded by the coding sequence TTGGTGAAAGCGGCGAAGGACTTGTTTGATCCCAGAGCCTTCCTTGCCAAGGTCGGGGCCGGAAAATCGATTGCGAAATTTGGCAAAGGTCGGAACGTGTTCGCGCAGGGAGATGTCGCGGACGCGGTATTCTACATTCAAGAGGGAAAGATCAAGCTCACGGTCGTTTCGGACCAAGGTAAGGAAGCCGTCGTCGGGATTTTAGAGCCGGGACAATTCTTTGGCGAGGGCTGCCTCAATGGTCATCCATTGCGTATTGCCACTACTACGGCAATGGAGTCCTGTGTCATCACGAGAATATCGAAGACGGCGATGATTGCAGCGCTCGAAGGCAAGCCGAAGTTCTCTCAATTGTTCATGGCGTATTTGCTCGCGCGCAATAGCCGGATTGAAGAAGACCTGATCGACCAACTCTTCAATTCGAGCGAGAAACGCTTGGCGCGCCTGTTGCTTCTGCTGGCAAATTTCGGCAAGGAAGCCAGCTCGCAGCCCATTGGCGTCAATATCAGCCAGGAAACGCTGGCCGAAATGATCGGTGCGACCCGATCACGGGTTAGCTTCTTCATGAACAAGTTTCGCAAGCTCGGCTTCATCAGCTACAATGGAAAGATCGAGGTTCATAGCTCGCTTCTGAACGCGGTTCTGCACGACAAGCCCGAGATAGACCGGAAGGACTGA